Proteins encoded in a region of the Oncorhynchus clarkii lewisi isolate Uvic-CL-2024 chromosome 18, UVic_Ocla_1.0, whole genome shotgun sequence genome:
- the LOC139372313 gene encoding formyl peptide receptor 2-like: MTPNATIPFALVTSAARDDEAKVVDIEAIMNKLNIVLLMLTIVLGTTGNSVVIWVAGFKLKPTITNVWLVNLAVADLIFCLSRVLSLTKKLFFDYWPFGIFLCKFNGFFRYANMFCSVFLLAVISMDRTLCIWHPVFTKRRRTICTARLVSAGVWAVAAILSAPHFAYRQVYLGKNNLSKCSLEDNEPKGDNSAKLALYLMRFLCGFLLPFLIILCCYILAGLGIRRTRLLGKSRPLRILVSLVCAFFLCWAPYHCLLLAKMVNSNSTVVTGGLTVATAFTYFNSCVNPLLYFCMGLDMRGSRFRQTLAGVYRRALADDRDGRNTQSNERTVHNSSGSASQPALSLK; the protein is encoded by the coding sequence ATGACACCAAACGCCACCATTCCGTTTGCCCTCGTCACCTCAGCCGCCCGAGATGACGAAGCCAAGGTGGTGGACATCGAGGCCATCATGAACAAATTAAACATTGTCCTTCTCATGCTGACCATTGTCCTGGGCACCACGGGCAACTCTGTAGTCATCTGGGTGGCAGGCTTCAAGCTCAAGCCCACCATCACCAATGTGTGGCTGGTCAACCTGGCTGTGGCCGACCTCATCTTCTGCCTGAGCCGTGTGCTCTCGCTGACCAAGAAGCTCTTCTTCGACTACTGGCCGTTCGGCATCTTCTTATGCAAGTTCAACGGCTTCTTCAGGTATGCCAACATGTTCTGCAGTGTGTTCCTGCTCGCCGTCATCAGCATGGACCGGACACTCTGCATCTGGCACCCCGTCTTTACCAAACGGCGTAGGACGATCTGCACCGCCCGCCTGGTAAGTGCCGGCGTGTGGGCTGTGGCGGCCATTTTGAGCGCCCCCCACTTCGCCTACCGCCAGGTTTACCTCGGCAAGAATAACCTGAGCAAGTGCTCTCTGGAGGACAATGAGCCAAAAGGCGATAACAGCGCTAAGCTCGCGCTCTACCTAATGCGCTTCCTATGCGGTTTCCTGCTTCCTTTCCTCATCATCCTCTGCTGCTACATCCTGGCAGGGCTAGGCATCCGACGTACCCGCCTGTTGGGCAAGTCACGTCCACTCCGGATCTTGGTATCGCTGGTCTGTGCTTTCTTCCTGTGCTGGGCGCCCTACCACTGCCTCCTACTGGCAAAGATGGTGAACAGCAACAGTACGGTGGTGACGGGGGGGCTGACAGTGGCCACAGCCTTTACCTACTTCAACAGTTGTGTGAACCCGCTGCTGTACTTCTGTATGGGGTTGGACATGAGAGGGTCGAGGTTCAGGCAGACCTTAGCGGGGGTGTACCGGAGAGCACTAGCCGATGACAGAGATGGTCGAAACACGCAGTCCAACGAGCGAACAGTGCATAATAGTTCTGGTTCTGCGTCACAACCTGCACTCAGTCTCAAGTGA